Within Bacteroidales bacterium, the genomic segment AAAAGATTCCACAGCAACTTTAGCTTTTTCTCCAGGTTGACGCACCACTTTTCGAATTATAATTAAACCATCATAAATCTCAGGAATTTCCTGCTCGAGCAATTTTTCTAGGAATTTCGGTGAAGTCCTAGACAAAATAATAAATGGCGTGTTTCCCTTAAATTCTATTTTCTCTACCACAGCCCTGATGGTATCACCTTTTTTATAATTATCCTTGGGAATAAGTTCAGTTACAGGTAAAATAAGCTCAAAATCTTCGTCATCACTGATAAGTAATTCCTTCTTAGAAATTTGCTTCACTTCGCCAGTAACTATTTCTCCAACTTTATCTTTATATTTCTGGTAAATATTATTTTTTTCAATTTCTGAAATTTTTGCGCGAAGGATTTGAAGAATATATTGTATTTCCCTACGGTTGAAATTTGAAATAGGGTACAATTCCATTACTTGCTCACCTAGATCAAAATCCGGTTCGATTTTAATTGCTTCACTATAAGCTATTTGAGTATTAGGATCTTCCACCTCATCATCCTTTACAATAGTCCGAACACGCCAGATTTCTACGTCGTTGGTAGCAGGATTGATGGTAATCTCGAAATTGTTTGCTCCGTCGTATTTCTTAGCAAGAACATATAAAAAAGTATCCGTTAGTATTCGCAATAACTCTTCTTTATCAACAGCTTTGGAATCTTTAAATTCACCAAAAGCTTCAATTAATGAAATCTGTTCCATATCATTATTATTTTTTCCCAATAGAAAGTTTTACTTGTACTTTTTTGCATGCATCATATGCTATATCTTTCTTCTCAGAAACTTTAACTTTTAATCCTCTCGTAATTTCTATCGTAAAATATTCATCCTTCACATTTACCAATTGTCCATGATAGATAGTACCATCTTGCATCGTGACTTTCACCAACTGGCCTATATTTTTAATAAACTG encodes:
- the nusA gene encoding transcription termination factor NusA, encoding MEQISLIEAFGEFKDSKAVDKEELLRILTDTFLYVLAKKYDGANNFEITINPATNDVEIWRVRTIVKDDEVEDPNTQIAYSEAIKIEPDFDLGEQVMELYPISNFNRREIQYILQILRAKISEIEKNNIYQKYKDKVGEIVTGEVKQISKKELLISDDEDFELILPVTELIPKDNYKKGDTIRAVVEKIEFKGNTPFIILSRTSPKFLEKLLEQEIPEIYDGLIIIRKVVRQPGEKAKVAVESFSERIDPVGACVGMKGSRIHPIVRELRNENIDLINYSSNLSVLVTRALAPAKISDVIILEDKKKIEVYLKPDQISLAIGKGGINIKLASKLVGYEIEIFRDVDATEYEDDVFLDEFADEIDEWIIDVLKGIGCETAKSVLAIPRDELIEKTDLEEETIDEIIRILKSEFE